Part of the Tenacibaculum sp. SZ-18 genome, AGGCTATGCCATTGGAAGTGTAATAGATAGTGGAGTAAGTGTTCAAGAATACAAAAGTGAACAAGAAGATTATAGTAAAAGAAGTAAAAAAAGACCAAAAGTTAAAACATCAACTTCAGGAGATTTTGAAATTAGTTTGTTGGTTTTAGCGTCTGTAGTAATTAAATCAGATGGAAATGTTGATAAAAGAGAGCTCGATTTTGTAAGAACCCATTTTACGAAACTATACGGAAAAGAAAGAGCTAATCGTGCTTTTAAACTTTTTAATGGTGTTATAAAAAAGGATGTTTCAACTAGACAAGTTTGTATTCAAATACGTGAACACATGTCTCATTCCTCAAGATTACAGTTAATTCATTTTCTTTTTGGTATTGCCCAGGCAGATGAGATTGTTCAAGCTTCGGAAGAAGAGATGATTAGGAAAATAGCAGGTTATCTATTTATTAATGATAGAGATTATGAGTCAATAAAAGCAATGTTCTACGATGAAGCTGATGCCGCTTACAAAATTTTAGAAATTGAAAGAGAGGCTTCAAACGATGAAATTAAAAAAGCCTATAGAAGGATGGCTAAGAAATTTCATCCAGACAGACTACAAGATATTGGAGAGGAACACATGAATACAGCTAAAGAAAAGTTTCAAAGCATACAAAAGGCTTATGAAACGTTAAAACAAGAAAGAAATTTTTAGGCATGTGTAATTAAAAAAAAAATTGTATATTTAGCATATAAGAAAATTAAACTTCACAGTCCTTCTGTCCCCCCACTTAAGCCCCTTTGAGTTTTCCAAGGCTATAAATTGATTATCAACGGTATTAAATAAAGATGGCGTCAAAACCACGTATTCTTATTTTTACAATAAATACATTTTGTTGGTAACTAATTTTTAATACTTCCGTAATTTAAAAGTAACTATCCACTTACACTTAATAATTAAAATGTAGATTATGATTAAGTGTTGTACAATTTCTAAAAAGGAAAATTATTTCTTATGTAGTTTAATGCTCACATATTTTTACTCTGTTAAATCCCCATTAACATTTAATGTTTTCTTTTCATTAAATCAATGTCTGATATTTGATAAAAAGTCCATATCAAATATTAAGATAGGATGGCTGCATCACAACAAACATTTTGAATATTATTATAGCAATACTCCTCTAATTAAGGAGAATTCTATTCTTTGTTTAATAAAATTCTTTCCTTAACAAATATGAAAATGAAAAAAAATTAAACGTTTTCATTTTCAATTAGTATCTAAATTTTTGATTAATGATTATACTTAAACCAAATATTGGTTGAAGTAATGTTTATATCCTATAAAGAAATTGTAGAGGTATTCCCCGACATAATAATTATTTAAATTTCCCCTATGTTCATTCACTTTTTCAATCCAAAAATTCAACTTAATAAATTCATTTTTTTATTTTTTTTAATTAGTACTACGGTTACATCTTTTTCTCAAAATTGCTCTATAAATGCTGGCGTAGGTGGAAGCGTATGCGAGGGTGAGGGAATTGTTCTCGATGGTATTGGAGATTCCAATGTTGTTTCAATTATTTGGACCCAAGTATCAGGGCCGTCTGTAGGTATGAGTGATCCAGCATCGTATACTCCAACAGTAACTGGAGCAACTGCTGGTAATACTTATGTGTTTAGATTGACAGGAGTCTGTACAGATTCAATTGTAACATCCCAAATTGTTACTTACGAAGTAAAATATTCTCCATTATCTGATGCAGGTACTAATATATTAGGATGTCCAGGTAATTATAATTTATCAGCAAATACTCCTGATCCTGGTTTTACAGGAGAGTGGAACATAATCGGTACGAATAATGCAAATATTATCATAATTGATGAAAATTCACCCACCACCCAAATTTCATTACCCGAGACTAGTTCAGGTGAAACCGTTTTAGAGTGGAGAGTTACTGACGGTAATCCAGCAACATGTGATGGTGTTTCTACAATTACAGTTACAAATATTGGTGGAGAGTCAGTTGTAAGCGCAGATAGTAATGCAGTTGTAGATTTAGACTCTTGTTTTGATGTTAATACAAGTTATAGATTAGATGCTTCTTTTGGTGGTAGTGGATTAGGTGGGCAAGAAGGAATATGGGAATTAGTAAGTGGACCTAATAATCCTTCATTTGGAAATATTAATAATAATACAACTAGGGTTTCAAATTTAATAGAAGGGACATATGTTCTTAGATGGAGTGTAAGCGGTCCATGTGCAAATGGTTCAGATACAGTAACAATAAATGTTCCAGCTCCGTCTGGTAGTGTTACACGCGCAAGGGATTTAATAGACGATGATGTAATTAGGATTTGCGCAAATCCTTCGAATCCAACTACACAATATTTATTAGTTGCAGATCCACCTGAAAAAGCAGGAGAAACAATCGAATGGACGAAGATAGGAGGGCCTTCAGGTGTTACTATAGTCGATCCATACAATCCATCTACGCTAGTAACAGGGTTAAGTGAAACAGCTGGAGGTAACGCCAGTAGAATCAATTATACATTTAGATATACAATAACAAGTCCAGATGGTAACTGCGTTTCAACTGATAATGTTTCAATTCGTTTTATCAAAACACCTCTCAATGTAGAAATTACTGATAATGGAACACCATCAGAATGTATATTTACTAATTTGAATGGTGCGGGAATTGCAACAGTCAATTTTGGTTTAATCAGAGACGATACAGGTTCAACGACACGTTATAGTATTTTAGACGCACCTAATGGTACATACTTATCAACACCCAATGCTACTCCAAGAATTACACCAACAAATTATAGTGGAATTGGTGCAGTATCTTCAGGTAATTCAACAGGAGGGAATAATTTCACTTTAACATTTGCTGAAATTGGAACATATATTGTGGGTGTAGAAAGAGATCCTAATGGTGATGTGGAAAATGGTTGTACTTCAGTATATGATGTAATTACAGTAAAGGTTTCAGGAACAGCAGGAGGAGCTAATGCAGGAACTGATATTTATATATGTACACCGAGCACATCAGCATCACTTACAGGTAATACACCTACCCAAGGAATTGGAACTTGGTCTCAAGTTAGTGGTCCTAATACAGGAGTTATAATAGATCCTTCAAATCCAACAAGTACGGTCACAGGTTTAACAAGTGGTGTTTATTATTTTAGATGGAGTATAAGTAGTGGTCCTAACGGAGTAATTAGTTCAAATAATATAGATGAAGTTAAAGTTGCTGTCTCTACTTCTGTTCCTAATCCTGCAAGTAATTTTGCTGGCCCCGATAATAACATTTGTGCTGGGTCATATCAATTACAGGCTAATGATATTTTAGAAAACGAACTTGGAACATGGAGTGTAACGCCTTCGGCTGGAGTTTCATTTTCAGATCCAAATGATCCTAAAGCAATAGTTTCGGGACTCGACAGGAATACTATTTATACCTTTACATATACAATTTCTAATACCTGTGGAACTGTAAATGATGACGTTATAATTACAACAAATAATAATTTTGGTCCCGCTACTTCTCAAGCTGGACCAGATCAATGTATTTCTGGTGTGTCATCGACATCATTAGGAGCAACCCAAGTTTCGGTTGGAATAGGTACATGGTCTCAATTATCAGGACCCAATACGGCATTTTTTTCCGATATAAATGATCCCAGTGCGATAGTATCCGGTTTAGTTGAAGGGAATTATATTTTTAGATGGTCTACTGTAGACCCCAGCTGTCCAAGTAATGTCACTTCAGATACAGTTACTGTATCTTTATTCAATTCTGTAGCTTCTGCCGGAATCGATAATACATCTTGTGGAAGTAATTCTGTGACTATGAGTGCAACAGCTGTAAATTCTCCAAACGAAGGCAGGTGGGTTCAAACTTTTGGTCCCGCAGGTTGGAGTGTATCTGATATTAATAGTAATACAGCGACGTTTAGTGGTTTAGAAGATGGTATTTATGAGTTTGAATGGAGAATAGCTACGGCCGATTGTGCAAATAATGATAAAGTTTCTTTTTCAATTACAAATACACCAACACCAGCGAGTCTAACTTCAAGTACTTTAAATGTTTGTAGTACATCAACCAACTTAAACGCAAATCCAGCAATTATTGGTGTCGGAGTTTGGGAGTATGTTTCTGGACCTAACAGAGCTTCTATAAGCGATATTTCAGATAGTAACGCTACTGTGAGTGGTTTGGTTACGGGAACATATGTTTACAGATGGACCACATCTCCTGAGTATGCCAGCCCAGATCCTTCCTGTAATACTACTTTAACAACATCAGCAACTTTAACGCTTAATGTTGTTGTTCCAGCAGATGCAGGCGACGATCAGACTTTATGTGGTGTAGATAATGTTTTACTTGAGGGAACATTAGGTTCACAAGGTACATGGACATTGATTAGTACATCTGGTTCAGATGTTCCTGTAATTACAGCATTGAATGATAATATGGCTACAGCTACTATCATTACTGGTAATACTTATGTTTTTCAATATGAAATTACTATTCCTTCGGGATCATCCTGCACTACCACTACTGACACTGTCACAATTTCTAATCTTTCTTTAGATACTCCTTATGCTGGATCAGATATTGATCTTTGCCCCACTGATGGTGGGGTTGCAACTATGGCAGCAAATACAATTACCTCTGGAACTTGGATTTATAATTCAGGAGTAAGTACAGGTTCAAGTACACCTTCAATAACCAATGCTTCATCTGCGACTACTACAATTACTAATTTAAATACAGAAGGTACTTATGTTTTTACTTGGCAAACGGATAATGGTACTTGTATAAATCAAGATGAGTTAAGTATAAATGTTTATGAAGCTCCAAGTGTTGCAGATGCCGGTTCTACAATAAACATCTGTACTTTGAATCCGCAATTAAATGCAGTCACTCCGACCATAGGATTGGGATCATGGAGTGTGGTAGGGACTCCAACGGGAGGATTATTAGTTTCTTTTGATAGTCCAAGTAGTCCAACTACAAGTCTAACATTAACAAATGCAGATGCAGGAGATACGGCAGTTTTAAGATGGACTGTAACTAATGGGGTATCATGTGCAACATCTATAGATGATATTACAGTAACAGTAGTGGATTCTACTGCTGCAACTTTGAGTACAATTTCATCTGTTAACAGTTGTCAAGGATTAAATAATGGAACTATTAGCATAAGTGGAACAGGAGGAACTTTACCTTATGTTTATAACCTTTTGTATTCGAATAGTTTAAATGGAGTTTTTATTGATGATTCAGCGACGAACGGTGATAATGATGGTAGCTACACAGGCTTGAAACCAGGTTTTTATAAGGTTGTGTTAACCGATGCTTCTTTTTGTGGAGAAGTTGAATCTTCTGTAGTACAGATTTCGGAGATAGCCACACCTTCTTTACCAACAGTAAGTAATGTTGAGTATTGTGTGGGAGATGGGGCATCTCAATTAACTGCAATGGCTTCTGGAACTTTAATTTGGTATGATACTGATGGTAGTTCAATTCTTGGTGTTTCTCCAACTCCAAGTACATCGGTGTCAGGAGAAACAACATATTTTGTTAGTCACTCTAATGGTTTGTGTGAAAGTTCAAAAGTTCCTGTAAGGATAAGGGTTAGTGATCCCATTACTCAGACCATAACAGGAGGAAACACTGTAAATGTTGGAAAAAGTATTAATTTGGCTAGTACAACAAGTGGAGGTTCTTGGTCGAGCTCGAATTTAAGTATAGCGTCTGTAGATATTTCAAGTGGTACAGTTACTGGTTTGGCGAGTGGGTCTGTTACTATTACATATTCAGTAATTACAGCGGGAGGTTGTATTAATTCTGATACACAAATTATTACAGTAAATGATATTCCAACGGGGAGCNNNNNNNNNNNNNNNNNNNNNNNNNNNNNNNNNNNNNNNNNNNNNNNNNNNNNNNNNNNNNNNNNNNNNNNNNNNNNNNNNNNNNNNNNNNNNNNNNNNNNNNNNNNNNNNNNNNNNNNNNNNNNNNNNNNNNNNNNNNNNNNNNNNNNNNNNNNNNNNNNNNNNNNNNNNNNNNNNNNNNNNNNNNNNNNNNNNNNNNNNNNNNNNNNNNNNNNNNNNNNNNNNNNNNNNNNNNNNNNNNNNNNNNNNNNNNNNNNNNNNNNNNNNNNNNNNNNNNNNNNNNNNNNNNNNNNNNNNNNNNNNNNNNNNNNNNNNNNNNNNNNNNNNNNNNNNNNNNNNNNNNNNNNNNNNNNNNNNNNNNNNNNNNNNNNNNNNNNNNNNNNNNNNNNNNNNNNNNNNNNNNNNNNNNNNNNNNNNNNNNNNNNNNNNNNNNNNNNNNNNNNNNNNNNNNNNNNNNNNNNNNNNNNNNNNNNNNNNNNNNNNNNNNNNNNNNNNNNNNNNNNNNNNNNNNNNNNNNNNNNNNNNNNNNNNNNNNNNNNNNNNNNNNNNNNNNNNNNNNNNNNNNNNNNNNNNNNNNNNNNNNNNNNNNNNNNNNNNNNNNNNNNNNNNNNNNNNNNNNNNNNNNNNNNNNNNNNNNNNNNNNNNNNNNNNNNNNNNNNNNNNNNNNNNNNNNNNNNNNNNNNNNNNNNNNNNNNNNNNNNNNNNNNNNNNNNNNNNNNNNNNNNNNNNNNNNNNNNNNNNNNNNNNNNNNNNNNNNNNNNNNNNNNNNNNNNNNNNNNNNNNNNNNNNNNNNNNNNNNNNNNNNNNNNNNNNNNNNNNNNNNNNNNNNNNNNNNNNNNNNNNNNNNNNNNNNNNNNNNNNNNNNNNNNNNNNNNNNNNNNNNNNNNNNNNNNNNNNNNNNNNNNNNNNNNNNNNNNNNNNNNNNNNNNNNNNNNNNNNNNNNNNNNNNNNNNNNNNNNNNNNNNNNNNNNNNNNNNNNNNNNNNNNNNNNNNNNNNNNNATGACACCGCAACGGTAACCGAAGACGGTTCAGTTGATATTGATGTAACAAATAATGATAATGATGTACCAAGCGATGGTACTTTAACAGTTACAAGTCCAACAAACGGAACAGTAACAATTGATGATGGAGGAACACCCAATGATCCAAGTGATGATGTCGTGACCTATGTTCCAAATCCAGATTTCAACGGCACTGATACATTTACTTATACGATTTGTGACAATGCAAGTCCTGCAAATTGTTCAACAGCTACCGTAACTGTAACAGTTATTCCTACGCCAGATGCAGTTGATGATATGACTACTACAAATGCTGGGGAAGATGTAGATATTGATATAACGGTAAACGATAATGATATACCAAATGATGGGACTATTGATGTAACTGATCCGAATAATGGAACCGTTTATATTGATGATGGAGGAACACCTAATGATCCAAGTGATGATATTATAACCTACACACCAAATGATGGATTTAATGGAACGGATACTTTTACTTATACAATATGTGATAATTTAATACCTCAAAATTGTACAAGGGCTACAGTAACAATTGTTGTTATATCTACAGATACTTGCTTATCACCTTATAATTTAATGTCTCCAGGTGACGGAAATAATGAGAATCAATACTTTTTTATACCTTGTATCGACAATCCAGAATATTCCAAGAACACGGTTGAAATATTTAATCGATGGGGTAATACAGTTTACAAAATTAGTGGATATAGTAACCTTGACGCTTCAAAAAGGTTTGAAGGAATATCAAATGGTAGAGTCACAATTAACGTAGATAAAAAATTACCAGTTGGAACTTATTATTACATAATTAACCCAGGAAATGGAGAAAGAGCTAAGGCAGGTTGGTTATACATTAACGAATAAAAATAAATCTACTTTCTTATGTTAAAGATGAAAAGAATATTGATTTTACGAAAACTAACAATGTTAGTGATATTTCAGGGGACTTTAGTTTTTTCACAACAAGATCCTCAATATACACAGTATATGTATAATACAATGAGTGTTAACCCCGCGTATGCTGGATCAAATGATCACACCGTAATAACTGCTTTAGGTCGAACTCAGTGGGTTGGATTAGATGGAGCCCCTGATTCTCAAACTTTAAGTTACGATACTCCAATAGGGTATTCTGGTGTAGGACTTGGTTTTAATTTAACTAATGATCAGATAGGTCCATCTAATGAGATATATCTTGATGTTAATGTATCATATACTATTCGAACTGGAAATGAAGGAAATTTAGCTTTTGGTTTAAAACTAGGAGGAAGGCATTTAGCTATTGATTGGAGTAAAGGAACTGCAAGGCAACAGGAACGTATTTTTGAAGGTAATATTAGTGAGTTTTTACCTACAATTGGAGCAGGTATATACTTTTACAAAAGTAATTGGTATATTGGCTTAGCCATTCCCAACTTTATAAGGACAGAACATTATGATGATACAATTGCAACTACGAATTTCGGAGACGGGGATTTGGCCGAAGAAAGATTACACTTTTTCGGAATTGCAGGTTATGTTTTCGATGTTAACGAAACAATTAAGTTCAAACCTGCAACCTTAGTAAAAGTTGTGAATGGAGCACCATTGTCTCTTGATGTATCAGGTAATTTTCTTTTTAATGAAAAGTTTGCCATTGGGGCAGCTTGGAGGTGGAACGACTCAATTAGTGCTTTAGTTGGTCTTCAAGCAACAAGCAACTTAAACATAGGTTTTGCTTATGATTTGACTACGTCAAATTATAATAATTTTAATTCGGGAACATATGAACTGATGTTACGATGGGATATACAAAGAAGTCGAGTGTTAAAATCGCCTAGATTCTTTTAATTTAAATTATAATTTATGAGAAAAGTATTACTATTTTATATATTGGTAATTAGTTTTTCAGGATTTTCACAAAGGAGATATGCAGCAGATCGTTATTTTAAAGAATATGCGTATAAAAAATCTGCAGAACTATACGAGGTTATCTATAATAAGGGTGATAAATCTATGCTTGTATTAAGCAGGTTGGGAGATGCAAATTACTATAATACAAACACTGCTGAGGCGGAGAGATGGTATCGCCTTTTATTTGAAAAATATAAAGAAGAAGTTTCATCTGAATATTTGTTTAGATATGCTCAATCTTTAAAGAGTAATGGTAAGATTGAAGAGTCAGATGAATGGTTGAGGAAGTTAAAAGATGTAAATAAAGGTGATTCAAGGGCAATTGCTCTAGAGAATAATCAAGATTATTTTGTAAAATATTCTAATAAGAAGAAAACCTACATGAGTATTCAAAATTTGAATATTAACACAAAATATTCTGATTTTGGAGGATATATTTATGGCAATGACTTATATTTTGCTTCTACTAAACCAGAAGGGTCTAAATTCGATAAAAAGTTATATAAGTGGAATGAACAACCGTTTTTAAATATTTATAAGGCGGAAGCGGAGCTTAGTAATGATATAGAAAAAGGACTACAAGTAAATGAATCTAAAAAACTACCTTCTTTAAATACACGCTATCACGAATCTAATGCAGTAATTACTTCAGATGGAAAGACGATGTATTTCACACGAGATAACTTCGATGGAGATAAATTGGATGGCGATAAAAATAGAGTAACTCATTTAAAAATCTATAAGGCTACATTAATTAATAATAAATGGGATGATATTGTAGAACTTCCTTTTAATAGTGACGAGTATTCATGTGGTCATCCTGCGTTAAGTGCTGACGAGAAGACATTGTATTTTGTTTCTGATATGTCAGGAGGAATCGGAGCAACTGATATATACAAAGTTTCTATAAATGATAATGGAGGTTACGGCAAAGTTGAGAATCTCGGAAGACCAATAAATACAGAAGGAAGAGAAATGTTTCCTAATATAGATAATGACAATACACTATATTTCGCATCAGATGGACATTTAGGCCTAGGAGCTTTAGATATATTTGAAGCTAAAGTTAATGGAGATGAGTTTACAGAGCCATTAAACCTAGGATCACCAGTAAACAGCCCAAGAGATGATTTTAGTTTCGTGATTAGCGAAGATAAGTCTTTCGGTTATTTTTCGTCAAATAGAAAAGGTGGTAAAGGAGATGATGATATTTATAGTTTTGTAATTTACAAGTGTAAAGAGGAAATTGTAGGAGTTATAACTGATGTTAGCTCAGGACAACCAATTACTGGAGCAACAGTCAGATTAATTGATAAAAATGGAGCACCAATTAATGAAAAGAAAACACTAGTAGATGGTAAGTATCATTTCAAAAATATTGATTGTGAAAGTAATTTTATAGTTATAGCATCTAAGGATAATTATAGAAGTAATCAGAAAGAGGTATTAACACAAGACGTGAATAAAAAACAAAACAAAACTGATTTAGTTTTAGAGTCTTTAATTGTTAAAAATAAGGAAGTTGCGCAGATAGTAATTAATCCAATATATTTTCAATTTGATTTATTCGATATTAGTGAAGATGCAGAATACGAGTTAGAGCATATTGTCTCGGTTATGAAGAATAATCCCGATATGGTAATTAAGATTGAATCGCATACTGATAGCAGAGGAACAAAAGAATATAATAAAATCTTATCGGAAAAAAGAGCTAAATCAACAAGGGATTATATTGTATCAAGAGGAATTGCTCCAGAAAGAATTGAAAGCGCAATTGGTTATGGAGAAGAAAGATTGTTAAATAACTGTAATGATATGAATCAAAGTAAATGTTCTGAGGAGGATCATTCGAAAAATAGAAGATCATACTTTTACATTGTTAATGAAAAATATAAAGATACAATCATAAATAGAGAGAATAAAGATAGCAGTATTGATGAGTTATCTAATGAAAATATTTATGTTGTTTCCCATCCATACGATACATTATTTAGTATTTCTAAACAGTTCGGAATGACGGTAAAGGAATTAAAATTACTCAACAATTTAAAATCAGATATAATTAGAATAGGTCAAAAACTTAAAATTAAGTAAATACAATGACCACCGTTTAAAGTATTCGTAAAAAGTGTCTGTAAAGGCACTTTTTTATTGACTCAAATCGAAGGATTCCAATAAAATATGTAATTTCGCAAATTCAATACTTAGAACGATAAAATGAGTAAGAATTTTACGGAATACAAAGGATTAGACTTACCAAAAGTAGCAGAAGAAATCTTAAATTATTGGGAGGAAAATAACATCTTTGAGAAAAGTGTAACTACACGCGAAGGAAATGAACCATTCGTGTTTTTCGAAGGCCCACCATCTGCAAATGGTTTGCCAGGAATTCATCATGTTATGGCACGTTCTATTAAAGATATTTTTTGTCGATATAAAACACAAAAAGGATATCAAGTTAAGCGTAAAGCAGGTTGGGATACTCACGGATTACCAGTTGAACTTGGTGTTGAAAAAGAATTAGGAATTACAAAAGAGGATATCGGCTCTAAAATTACTGTTGAAGAGTACAACGAAGCTTGTAAAAAAGCAGTAATGCGTTATACTGATATTTGGAATAACCTTACGCATAAAATGGGGTATTGGGTTGATATGAACGATCCATATATCACATACAAATCAAAATACATGGAATCTGTATGGTGGTTGCTAAAACAGATTTATGATAAGGATTTATTATACAAGGGTTATACAATTCAACCATATTCACCTAAAGCAGGTACAGGTTTAAGTTCTCACGAATTAAATCAACCAGGAACGTATCAAGATGTAACAGATACAACAGTTGTCGCTCAGTTCAAAGCTTTAGAAGAAACATTACCAGATTTCCTGCAGAATGAAGGTGATATTCACTTCTTAGCATGGACAACAACTCCTTGGACATTACCAAGTAATACAGCATTAACTGTTGGACCGAAAATAGAGTATGTTTTAGTTGAAACGTATAACCAATATACGTTCAAACCAATTAATGTAGTTTTAGCAAAAAATTTAGTTAATAAGCAATTCGCTGGTAAAAAGTTCAATCAAGTAGAAGAGAAGCCTGAGTTATTATCATATAAAGATGGTGATAAAGTAATTCCATATTTCATCGTTAAAGAATTTGTTGGTGCCGACTTAGTTGGAATAAAATATGAACAATTAATTGATTACGTATTACCATATGAAAATGCAGAAAATGCATTTAGAGTAATTTCTGGTGATTTCGTAACAACAGAAGATGGTACAGGTATCGTACATACAGCTCCAACATTTGGTGCTGATGATGCGTTTGTGTCAAAGCAAGCGGTTCCTGAAATTCCACCTATGTTAGTTTTAGACGAAAATGGAAACCCAGTTCCGCTAGTTGACTTACAGGGTAAATTTAGACCAGAATTAAAAGAATTCGCCGGAAAGTATGTAAAGAATGAATATTACACTGATGGTGAAGCGCCAGAGAAGTCTGTTGATGTTGAATTAGCGATTAAATTAAAAACAGAAAATAAAGCATTTAAGGTTGAAAAGTATGTACACAGTTATCCAAACTGTTGGCGTACAGACAAACCAATTTTATACTATCCATTAGATTCTTGGTTCATCAAAGTAACTGATGTTAAGGATAGAATGTTCGATTTAAATGAAACGATTAACTGGAAACCAAAATCAACTGGTGAAGGTCGTTTTGGAAATTGGTTAAAGAATGCTAACGATTGGAACTTATCTCGTTCTCGTTTCTGGGGAATTCCATTACCTATTTGGAGAACAGAAGACGGAACAGAGCAAGTTTGTATCGGATCTTTAGAAGAGTTAAAAAGAGAAATAGCAAGAGCAGTGAAAGCTGGTGTTATGGATACCGATATTTTTGCCAATTTTGAAGTAGGAAATATGTCCGAAGAAAACTACGAAAAAGTAGATCTTCATAAAAATGTTGTAGATAAAATCATATTAGTGTCGGAATCAGGAAAACCGATGCGTCGTGAAACTGATTTAATTGATGTTTGGTTCGATTCAGGATCAATGCCATATGCACAATGGCACTATCCATTTGAAAACAAGGAATTAGTTGATAACAAAAAGAGCTACCCAGCAAACTTTATAGCAGAAGGAGTAGACCAAACTCGTGGATGGTTCTATACATTACATGCAATTGGTACTATGGTATTCGATTCTGTAGCATATAAAAATGTTGTATCTAATGGTTTAGTATTAGACAAAAACGGACAAAAAATGTCGAAGCGTTTAGGAAATGCAGTTGATCCGTTTACAACGTTAGCAGAATATGGTCCAGATGCTACACGTTGGTATATGATTTCCAATGCAAATCCTTGGGATAACTTAAAATTTGATATTGCAGGTATAGAAGAAGTAAAGCGTAAGTTCTTCGGAACATTATATAATACGTATTCATTCTTCAGTTTATATGCAAACATTGATGGATTTACTTACAGTGAAGCAAATGTTCCATTAGCAGATCGTCCAGAGATTGATCGTTGGATTTTATCTGAGTTAAATACATTAGTTGAAAAGGTTGATAAATTCTATGCAGAGTATGAACCTACAAGAGCTACCAGAGCAATTTCCGATTTTGTACAAGATCATTTAAGTAACTGGTACGTTCGTTTATGTAGAAGACGTTTCTGGAAAGGAGAATATGCTCAGGATAAAATTTCAGCATACCAAACATTATATACATGTATGGAAACTGTTGCAA contains:
- a CDS encoding tellurite resistance TerB family protein encodes the protein GYAIGSVIDSGVSVQEYKSEQEDYSKRSKKRPKVKTSTSGDFEISLLVLASVVIKSDGNVDKRELDFVRTHFTKLYGKERANRAFKLFNGVIKKDVSTRQVCIQIREHMSHSSRLQLIHFLFGIAQADEIVQASEEEMIRKIAGYLFINDRDYESIKAMFYDEADAAYKILEIEREASNDEIKKAYRRMAKKFHPDRLQDIGEEHMNTAKEKFQSIQKAYETLKQERNF
- a CDS encoding PKD domain-containing protein translates to MFIHFFNPKIQLNKFIFLFFLISTTVTSFSQNCSINAGVGGSVCEGEGIVLDGIGDSNVVSIIWTQVSGPSVGMSDPASYTPTVTGATAGNTYVFRLTGVCTDSIVTSQIVTYEVKYSPLSDAGTNILGCPGNYNLSANTPDPGFTGEWNIIGTNNANIIIIDENSPTTQISLPETSSGETVLEWRVTDGNPATCDGVSTITVTNIGGESVVSADSNAVVDLDSCFDVNTSYRLDASFGGSGLGGQEGIWELVSGPNNPSFGNINNNTTRVSNLIEGTYVLRWSVSGPCANGSDTVTINVPAPSGSVTRARDLIDDDVIRICANPSNPTTQYLLVADPPEKAGETIEWTKIGGPSGVTIVDPYNPSTLVTGLSETAGGNASRINYTFRYTITSPDGNCVSTDNVSIRFIKTPLNVEITDNGTPSECIFTNLNGAGIATVNFGLIRDDTGSTTRYSILDAPNGTYLSTPNATPRITPTNYSGIGAVSSGNSTGGNNFTLTFAEIGTYIVGVERDPNGDVENGCTSVYDVITVKVSGTAGGANAGTDIYICTPSTSASLTGNTPTQGIGTWSQVSGPNTGVIIDPSNPTSTVTGLTSGVYYFRWSISSGPNGVISSNNIDEVKVAVSTSVPNPASNFAGPDNNICAGSYQLQANDILENELGTWSVTPSAGVSFSDPNDPKAIVSGLDRNTIYTFTYTISNTCGTVNDDVIITTNNNFGPATSQAGPDQCISGVSSTSLGATQVSVGIGTWSQLSGPNTAFFSDINDPSAIVSGLVEGNYIFRWSTVDPSCPSNVTSDTVTVSLFNSVASAGIDNTSCGSNSVTMSATAVNSPNEGRWVQTFGPAGWSVSDINSNTATFSGLEDGIYEFEWRIATADCANNDKVSFSITNTPTPASLTSSTLNVCSTSTNLNANPAIIGVGVWEYVSGPNRASISDISDSNATVSGLVTGTYVYRWTTSPEYASPDPSCNTTLTTSATLTLNVVVPADAGDDQTLCGVDNVLLEGTLGSQGTWTLISTSGSDVPVITALNDNMATATIITGNTYVFQYEITIPSGSSCTTTTDTVTISNLSLDTPYAGSDIDLCPTDGGVATMAANTITSGTWIYNSGVSTGSSTPSITNASSATTTITNLNTEGTYVFTWQTDNGTCINQDELSINVYEAPSVADAGSTINICTLNPQLNAVTPTIGLGSWSVVGTPTGGLLVSFDSPSSPTTSLTLTNADAGDTAVLRWTVTNGVSCATSIDDITVTVVDSTAATLSTISSVNSCQGLNNGTISISGTGGTLPYVYNLLYSNSLNGVFIDDSATNGDNDGSYTGLKPGFYKVVLTDASFCGEVESSVVQISEIATPSLPTVSNVEYCVGDGASQLTAMASGTLIWYDTDGSSILGVSPTPSTSVSGETTYFVSHSNGLCESSKVPVRIRVSDPITQTITGGNTVNVGKSINLASTTSGGSWSSSNLSIASVDISSGTVTGLASGSVTITYSVITAGGCINSDTQIITVNDIPTGS
- a CDS encoding Ig-like domain-containing protein, which encodes DTATVTEDGSVDIDVTNNDNDVPSDGTLTVTSPTNGTVTIDDGGTPNDPSDDVVTYVPNPDFNGTDTFTYTICDNASPANCSTATVTVTVIPTPDAVDDMTTTNAGEDVDIDITVNDNDIPNDGTIDVTDPNNGTVYIDDGGTPNDPSDDIITYTPNDGFNGTDTFTYTICDNLIPQNCTRATVTIVVISTDTCLSPYNLMSPGDGNNENQYFFIPCIDNPEYSKNTVEIFNRWGNTVYKISGYSNLDASKRFEGISNGRVTINVDKKLPVGTYYYIINPGNGERAKAGWLYINE
- a CDS encoding PorP/SprF family type IX secretion system membrane protein; protein product: MKRILILRKLTMLVIFQGTLVFSQQDPQYTQYMYNTMSVNPAYAGSNDHTVITALGRTQWVGLDGAPDSQTLSYDTPIGYSGVGLGFNLTNDQIGPSNEIYLDVNVSYTIRTGNEGNLAFGLKLGGRHLAIDWSKGTARQQERIFEGNISEFLPTIGAGIYFYKSNWYIGLAIPNFIRTEHYDDTIATTNFGDGDLAEERLHFFGIAGYVFDVNETIKFKPATLVKVVNGAPLSLDVSGNFLFNEKFAIGAAWRWNDSISALVGLQATSNLNIGFAYDLTTSNYNNFNSGTYELMLRWDIQRSRVLKSPRFF